A part of Candidatus Bathyarchaeia archaeon genomic DNA contains:
- a CDS encoding LSm family protein — protein sequence MSEVAAKIFEESLNKVVLVQLKGGRSVRGKLYSFDQHMNLVLEDAEDVTNAESTKKLGTIIVRGDNVVLVSPPPKR from the coding sequence ATGTCTGAAGTTGCTGCGAAGATCTTCGAAGAGAGCCTGAACAAAGTCGTCCTGGTCCAACTCAAAGGCGGACGCAGTGTAAGAGGAAAGCTCTACAGCTTTGATCAACACATGAACCTAGTCCTCGAAGATGCGGAAGACGTCACTAACGCCGAGTCAACGAAGAAACTCGGCACCATCATCGTCAGAGGAGACAACGTAGTACTGGTTTCTCCCCCACCAAAGCGATAA
- the sepF gene encoding cell division protein SepF, with the protein MQHSSIYVKALPLQELDDVETIKGEVRTGNILIVRITPLARKSVEETKLAITELTDYTKSLGGDIARLGEERIVITPAGVKVWRKEAASPEGAIPAVPLQSEAVPGTR; encoded by the coding sequence ATGCAGCATTCTTCGATATATGTGAAGGCTCTTCCTCTACAGGAACTGGACGATGTGGAGACGATAAAGGGGGAGGTCAGAACCGGCAACATTCTGATCGTGAGAATTACTCCCTTGGCGCGGAAGAGCGTTGAGGAGACAAAACTCGCAATCACGGAGTTGACCGACTACACAAAATCTTTGGGAGGAGATATTGCTCGGCTGGGAGAGGAGCGTATTGTCATAACGCCAGCAGGCGTAAAGGTATGGAGGAAAGAAGCTGCCTCCCCAGAAGGAGCCATCCCTGCGGTTCCACTTCAGAGTGAAGCAGTTCCAGGTACGAGATGA
- a CDS encoding PUA domain-containing protein, giving the protein MTVRTILKDRDSKPLIEELRRLPNQQHLTHKARVEIETVKDSEIIFVDGIAIAFRRKSDLAPVLTNTSALERMPRVVVDMGAVPHVVGGADIMAPGIRKLSGEFEVGQFLVVVDEKYGKFLAVGKAIIGSGPMAATKKGKVVENVHYVGDLIWDVIKPKGSTSSSSN; this is encoded by the coding sequence TTGACAGTCAGAACAATACTCAAAGATCGTGACTCCAAGCCTCTGATCGAAGAACTCAGACGGCTCCCGAACCAACAGCATCTCACTCACAAAGCCAGAGTCGAGATAGAGACTGTCAAAGACTCAGAGATCATATTTGTTGACGGCATAGCCATCGCGTTTCGGAGGAAGAGCGACCTGGCGCCAGTGTTAACGAATACTTCAGCTCTTGAGAGGATGCCACGGGTTGTCGTTGACATGGGCGCGGTCCCACATGTAGTTGGAGGCGCGGACATCATGGCCCCGGGGATTCGAAAGCTGAGTGGGGAGTTCGAGGTGGGGCAATTCTTGGTAGTCGTGGACGAGAAGTACGGCAAGTTCCTTGCCGTTGGGAAGGCAATCATTGGATCGGGTCCAATGGCCGCTACAAAGAAGGGGAAGGTCGTTGAGAATGTCCACTACGTTGGGGACTTGATCTGGGACGTGATAAAGCCCAAGGGTTCGACTTCTTCAAGCTCCAATTGA
- a CDS encoding beta-CASP ribonuclease aCPSF1, which produces MTRTYNDVHAKIRETIVEHMPKDAEITRIEFEGPRLAIYVKNVGLLAEQSYVVTEIVNLLHKRIVIRSDQSIRLPEREAEAYIRKIIPAEAEVTSINFDPSLGEVVVEAAKPGVAIGKEATVLQQVVKETRWRPRILRAPPLHSKIISSTRHILHTESEERSRILRDVGERIFRPTFSKAGYVRLVTLGAFHEVGRAAMLIQAGSSSVLLDSGINPGAQDPSSAYPRFDTDEFDLEKLDAVVISHAHLDHCGILPFLYKYGYDGPVYCSEPTQTLMTLHQLDYLDVHSREGEHSPYDQKDVREVVTHTIPLRYNVVTDVAPDIKLTFHNAGHILGSSMVHLHIGEGLHNIVYSADFKFGRTMMLDPATALFPRAETLIIESTYGGPDDIMPDREGVEGKLVSIVNDTVEKGGKVLIPVPAVGRAQEIMLVLDAYMKNGALRELPIYIEGMVNEATAIHTAFPEYLVRDIKEQILHKDINPFQSEYFHPVTHPSDREEIIAGGPCVIIATSGMLEGGPAIDYFRHLAPDARNTLAYVSYQVDGTLGNRIKNGLKEVSLYAHDGKMEMVKVNMRVESIEGFSGHSDRNQLLGFIKRMSPKPTKIIVNHGERRKSDLFAQNVNRIFGIKTVVPDVLESIRLR; this is translated from the coding sequence ATGCTGAAATTACACGAATAGAATTCGAAGGACCAAGACTCGCCATCTATGTGAAGAATGTCGGCCTATTGGCCGAGCAAAGCTACGTGGTCACTGAGATCGTTAATCTACTTCACAAGAGGATAGTTATTCGGTCCGACCAGTCCATACGTCTTCCGGAACGCGAGGCCGAAGCCTACATTCGCAAGATCATTCCTGCTGAGGCTGAAGTGACTTCGATCAATTTCGACCCGAGCCTCGGCGAAGTGGTAGTCGAAGCAGCGAAACCAGGCGTGGCAATAGGGAAGGAAGCGACGGTCTTGCAACAGGTTGTGAAGGAAACAAGGTGGCGGCCGCGAATACTCAGGGCTCCCCCCTTGCACTCAAAGATCATTTCTAGCACTCGTCATATCCTTCATACCGAGAGCGAAGAACGCAGCAGGATTCTGCGTGACGTAGGCGAAAGAATCTTTCGCCCCACCTTTAGCAAGGCCGGCTACGTTCGACTCGTTACGCTTGGAGCCTTCCACGAAGTCGGTCGAGCTGCAATGCTCATTCAAGCCGGATCGAGCAGTGTACTACTCGACAGCGGAATAAACCCCGGAGCGCAAGATCCTTCATCAGCATATCCGCGATTTGATACTGACGAGTTCGACCTGGAAAAACTGGATGCTGTTGTCATATCCCATGCCCACCTCGATCACTGCGGCATACTTCCGTTCCTTTACAAGTATGGCTACGATGGACCAGTCTATTGCTCAGAACCCACCCAAACTCTGATGACGCTTCACCAGCTCGACTATCTTGATGTTCACAGCAGGGAAGGAGAACACTCGCCCTACGACCAAAAAGACGTCAGAGAAGTCGTAACGCACACCATACCTCTACGCTACAATGTAGTTACTGACGTCGCTCCGGACATCAAGCTCACCTTTCACAACGCTGGCCATATCCTCGGCAGCTCGATGGTACACCTTCATATCGGTGAAGGCTTACACAACATAGTGTACAGCGCCGACTTCAAGTTCGGACGAACAATGATGCTCGATCCGGCAACAGCCCTCTTCCCTAGAGCCGAGACACTCATCATTGAGAGCACATACGGCGGACCCGACGATATCATGCCAGACCGAGAAGGAGTCGAAGGCAAGCTCGTCAGCATAGTCAATGACACAGTCGAGAAGGGTGGAAAGGTGCTGATACCTGTTCCCGCTGTCGGACGAGCTCAAGAAATAATGCTCGTCCTAGATGCATACATGAAAAACGGCGCTCTCCGGGAACTCCCTATCTACATCGAGGGAATGGTCAACGAGGCGACCGCGATTCATACAGCCTTTCCGGAATATCTGGTTCGAGACATCAAAGAACAGATCCTTCACAAAGACATCAACCCATTCCAATCCGAATACTTCCATCCGGTTACTCACCCAAGTGACAGAGAGGAAATTATCGCGGGAGGCCCATGCGTCATAATTGCCACCTCAGGAATGCTCGAAGGCGGACCCGCGATTGACTACTTCCGACACCTTGCGCCTGACGCAAGAAATACTCTTGCGTATGTGAGCTACCAAGTTGATGGTACGTTAGGAAACAGAATCAAGAATGGTTTGAAAGAGGTCTCTCTTTACGCTCATGACGGCAAGATGGAAATGGTGAAGGTGAATATGAGAGTAGAATCCATTGAAGGGTTTTCGGGCCATTCAGACAGAAATCAGCTCTTAGGATTCATCAAGCGGATGTCTCCGAAGCCAACCAAGATCATAGTCAACCACGGAGAAAGAAGGAAGTCGGATCTTTTCGCTCAAAACGTCAACCGCATATTCGGAATCAAGACGGTCGTTCCTGACGTTCTGGAATCCATCAGGCTACGATAG